In one window of Duganella dendranthematis DNA:
- a CDS encoding MFS transporter: MFAQPLSNWLHRRGLHFSWVIVALTFLTALSSSAALGLPGALLQPLSKEFGWDVEQISSALALRFALFGLMGPFAAILMERFGVRNVVVTALTLVAAGMALATQMTQLWQLVLFWGIMLGVGSGLTALVLSAVVSNRWFDSHRGLVVGLLTASSATGQLIFLPVGAWLVEHFGWRLAVLPVLSACALVAVAVFLLMRNRPSDVGLTPFGAAPGTPVAAAAPAMRITFATPFKVLAEAAQHRVFWVLAGTFFICGLSTNGLIQTHFISLCGDAGLGPVPAASVLAMMGAFDLVGTIASGWLSDRYDNRKLLFMYYGLRGLSLLWLPYSEFTLYGLSVFAMFYGLDWIATVPPTVRLTAATFGKEKAGMVFGWIFAAHQLGAAVAAYGAGRVRTLLLTYDPALFAAGAACLVAAAMVWIIRKPAAASAAAPAQAKAA, encoded by the coding sequence ATGTTTGCACAACCGTTATCCAATTGGCTGCACCGCCGTGGCCTGCACTTTTCCTGGGTGATCGTCGCCCTGACTTTCCTGACTGCGTTGAGCTCGTCGGCGGCGCTGGGGCTGCCGGGCGCCTTGCTGCAGCCGCTGTCCAAGGAGTTCGGCTGGGACGTCGAGCAGATCTCGTCCGCGCTGGCCCTGCGCTTCGCCCTGTTCGGCCTGATGGGACCGTTCGCCGCCATCCTGATGGAGCGCTTCGGCGTGCGCAACGTGGTGGTCACGGCGCTGACGCTGGTGGCGGCCGGCATGGCGCTGGCCACGCAGATGACGCAGTTGTGGCAGCTGGTACTGTTCTGGGGGATCATGCTCGGCGTCGGCTCTGGGCTGACCGCGCTGGTGCTCAGCGCGGTGGTGTCGAATCGCTGGTTCGACAGCCATCGCGGCCTGGTGGTCGGCCTGTTGACCGCCAGCTCCGCCACCGGCCAGCTGATCTTCCTGCCGGTGGGGGCGTGGTTGGTGGAGCACTTCGGCTGGCGCCTGGCGGTGCTGCCGGTGCTGAGCGCCTGCGCGCTGGTGGCGGTGGCGGTGTTCCTGCTGATGCGCAACCGGCCATCCGATGTGGGCCTGACGCCGTTCGGCGCCGCGCCCGGCACGCCGGTGGCGGCCGCTGCACCGGCCATGCGCATCACCTTCGCCACGCCGTTCAAGGTGCTGGCCGAGGCCGCGCAGCACCGCGTATTCTGGGTACTGGCCGGCACCTTCTTCATTTGCGGCCTCAGCACCAACGGCCTGATCCAGACCCACTTCATCTCGCTGTGCGGCGACGCCGGCCTCGGCCCGGTGCCGGCCGCCTCGGTGCTGGCGATGATGGGCGCGTTCGACCTGGTCGGCACCATCGCTTCCGGCTGGCTGTCGGACCGTTACGACAACCGCAAGCTGCTGTTCATGTACTACGGCCTGCGCGGGCTGTCGCTGCTGTGGCTGCCGTATTCGGAATTCACCTTGTACGGCCTGTCAGTGTTCGCCATGTTCTACGGCCTCGACTGGATCGCCACCGTGCCGCCGACCGTGCGCCTGACCGCCGCCACCTTCGGCAAAGAAAAGGCCGGCATGGTGTTCGGCTGGATCTTCGCCGCCCACCAATTGGGGGCAGCGGTGGCCGCGTATGGCGCCGGCCGCGTGCGCACCTTGCTGCTGACCTATGACCCGGCGCTGTTCGCCGCCGGCGCCGCCTGCCTGGTGGCGGCCGCCATGGTCTGGATCATCCGCAAACCGGCCGCCGCCAGCGCGGCCGCTCCGGCCCAAGCCAAGGCCGCATAA
- a CDS encoding glycosyltransferase family 2 protein, with translation MPAVTVLIPAHNAAATLAQTLDSLVAQTYRDFDVLIINDASADNTAELALGYRQQLAIEVVTLTENAGVAGALNHGLALIESPYIARLDADDMAFPQRLERQMAFLEANRDIAVCSSAMQMFFDDGKATEVLTKPQHDATIKTALLQYSALSHTASTFRKSFFDDVGVFDTRVDFAEDYDLWTRGALLGKRYTNLPDVLTHYRRHANSVSVQKMQLQYERDLIIKRKYITALLDGDAPDNLAEFFSLMTSFTSQEVAITVVEQSLPLLLKLGRRVPDPALFAEIVSKCIGRHLRNK, from the coding sequence ATGCCCGCCGTTACCGTTCTCATCCCGGCCCATAACGCCGCCGCCACGCTGGCCCAAACATTGGACAGCCTGGTCGCCCAGACGTATCGCGATTTCGACGTCCTGATCATCAACGACGCGTCCGCCGACAACACCGCCGAGCTTGCGCTCGGCTACCGTCAACAATTGGCGATCGAGGTGGTGACGCTGACCGAAAACGCCGGCGTTGCAGGCGCCCTGAACCACGGTCTGGCGCTAATTGAATCGCCATACATCGCCCGCCTGGACGCCGATGATATGGCCTTTCCGCAACGGCTGGAACGGCAGATGGCGTTCCTGGAAGCCAATCGGGACATCGCCGTCTGCAGCAGCGCGATGCAGATGTTTTTTGACGACGGCAAGGCCACCGAGGTGCTGACCAAGCCGCAGCACGACGCCACCATCAAGACTGCGCTGCTGCAATACTCGGCCCTGTCGCACACCGCGTCGACCTTCCGCAAGAGTTTTTTCGACGACGTCGGCGTGTTCGACACGCGGGTCGATTTTGCCGAAGACTATGACCTGTGGACTCGCGGCGCGCTGCTCGGCAAACGCTATACCAACCTGCCGGACGTGCTAACGCACTATCGCCGCCACGCCAACTCGGTTAGCGTGCAGAAGATGCAGCTGCAATACGAGCGCGACCTGATCATCAAGCGCAAATATATTACGGCCCTGCTGGACGGCGACGCGCCTGACAACCTGGCCGAGTTTTTCTCCCTGATGACCTCTTTCACGAGCCAGGAGGTGGCAATTACCGTGGTTGAACAATCGCTGCCGCTGCTGCTCAAACTGGGCCGCAGAGTGCCGGATCCAGCCTTGTTTGCCGAGATCGTCTCCAAGTGTATCGGTCGCCACCTGCGGAATAAATAA
- a CDS encoding DegT/DnrJ/EryC1/StrS family aminotransferase, translating to MSNKPIYVTQPALPPLEEFIPYLEQIWDSKVLTNGGPFHQQLEQALCEHLGVKHISLFTNATIALITALQALRITGEVITTPYSFVATAHSLLWTGVKPVFIDVDPRNFNLDPDCIEAAITPHTTAIMPVHCYGHPCDVERIERIADTYGLKVIYDAAHAFGVRNARGSILNYGDLSVLSFHATKVFNTFEGGAIICPDAKTKQRIDHLKNFGFVDEVTVIAPGINGKMSEFNAALGLLQLKDIDNAIARRQAIDARYRAALGGITGIGLLSGSDDAVANYAYFPILVQPGFALNRDGLFARLREHGIMARRYFYPLISDFPMYRGLPSAAPALLPTARQAAQQVICLPIYPDLPVEQQERIIELIVSAA from the coding sequence ATGTCGAACAAGCCCATTTATGTGACCCAGCCGGCGCTGCCGCCGCTGGAAGAGTTTATTCCCTACCTGGAACAGATCTGGGACAGTAAGGTGCTGACCAACGGCGGGCCGTTCCACCAGCAACTGGAGCAGGCGCTGTGCGAGCACCTGGGCGTCAAGCACATCAGCCTGTTCACCAACGCCACCATCGCGCTGATCACGGCGCTGCAGGCGCTGCGCATCACCGGCGAAGTGATCACCACACCCTACTCCTTCGTCGCCACCGCGCACTCGCTGTTGTGGACCGGCGTCAAGCCGGTGTTCATCGATGTCGACCCGCGCAACTTCAACCTCGACCCGGACTGCATCGAGGCGGCCATCACGCCGCACACCACCGCCATCATGCCGGTGCACTGCTACGGCCACCCGTGCGACGTCGAGCGCATCGAGCGCATCGCCGATACCTACGGGCTGAAGGTGATTTACGACGCCGCCCACGCGTTCGGCGTCAGGAACGCCCGGGGCAGCATCCTCAATTACGGCGACCTGTCGGTGCTGAGCTTCCACGCCACCAAGGTGTTCAACACCTTCGAAGGCGGCGCCATCATTTGCCCGGACGCCAAGACCAAGCAACGCATCGATCACCTGAAAAACTTCGGCTTTGTCGACGAAGTGACCGTGATCGCGCCGGGCATCAACGGCAAGATGAGCGAGTTCAACGCCGCTCTCGGCCTGTTGCAGCTGAAGGACATCGACAACGCCATCGCCAGGCGCCAGGCCATCGACGCCCGCTACCGCGCGGCGCTGGGCGGCATCACCGGCATCGGCCTGCTGTCCGGCTCGGACGATGCGGTGGCCAACTACGCCTACTTCCCGATCCTGGTGCAACCTGGCTTTGCGCTCAACCGCGACGGGCTGTTCGCCCGCCTGCGCGAGCACGGCATCATGGCGCGCCGCTATTTCTATCCGCTCATCAGCGATTTCCCGATGTACCGCGGCCTGCCTTCGGCGGCGCCGGCGTTGCTGCCGACCGCGCGCCAGGCGGCCCAGCAAGTGATTTGCCTGCCAATCTATCCGGACCTGCCGGTCGAGCAGCAGGAACGCATCATCGAGTTGATCGTCTCGGCCGCCTGA
- a CDS encoding BON domain-containing protein, producing the protein MNKLLCFVLATAASAAFAATPTNDTVAYKAAINQSDAAYKTAKAACDAQSGNAKDVCQEQAKVSRANAESTAALQYKNDKKSVEKAQINVADANYDLAKAQCANRTGADKDSCLSGAKQQHTAWVSDAKAGKKAADTAQTGIDCSTMTGTDKASCETRSKTALTKDALADTAITTKVKTELLAEPALKSLDVHVETNNGTVMLSGFVPSQAEVDKAVDVARNVKGVNKVQSSLRIK; encoded by the coding sequence ATGAATAAATTACTCTGCTTCGTGCTGGCCACCGCCGCCAGCGCCGCCTTTGCCGCCACCCCGACCAACGACACCGTGGCCTACAAAGCTGCGATCAACCAGTCGGACGCCGCCTACAAAACCGCCAAGGCCGCCTGCGATGCACAATCGGGTAATGCCAAGGATGTCTGCCAGGAACAGGCCAAAGTCAGCCGCGCCAACGCCGAGTCGACCGCCGCCCTGCAATACAAGAACGATAAAAAATCGGTCGAGAAAGCCCAGATCAATGTGGCCGACGCCAACTATGACCTCGCCAAAGCCCAGTGCGCCAACCGCACCGGCGCCGACAAGGACAGCTGCCTGAGCGGCGCCAAACAACAGCACACCGCCTGGGTCAGCGATGCCAAAGCCGGCAAGAAAGCTGCCGACACCGCGCAGACCGGCATTGACTGCAGCACCATGACCGGCACCGACAAGGCATCGTGCGAAACCCGCTCGAAAACCGCGCTGACCAAGGATGCGCTGGCCGACACCGCCATCACCACCAAAGTCAAAACCGAACTGCTGGCTGAGCCTGCACTGAAATCGCTGGACGTGCACGTGGAAACCAACAACGGCACCGTGATGCTGAGCGGCTTCGTGCCATCGCAAGCTGAAGTAGATAAAGCCGTTGACGTCGCCCGCAACGTCAAGGGTGTGAACAAGGTGCAAAGTTCGCTGCGCATCAAGTAA
- a CDS encoding dipeptidyl-peptidase 3 family protein codes for MKKILLPLALVVACATAWAAPADVNQLNQMSQRYAPVALTADTSQLSAGDKKAIAKLIEAAKIVDVLQLRQRWSGNEALWAALQKDTTPLGKARLNYFWLNKGPWSILDDHQSFLPAEVAGIQVPAKKPEGGNFYPAGATKAELESWINALPAADKEQAQWFFTVIRKNKDGKFATVKYSEEYKADLEKAASLLKQAAADTDNASLKKFLQLRAEAFLSNDYLASDFAWMDLDAPVDITIGPYETYNDELFGYKAAFEAYVNIRDQKETQRLDFFAKHMQELEDNLPIDAQYRNPKVGALAPMVVVNQVYGAGDGNMGVQTAAYNLPNDERIISQRGSKRVMLKNVQQAKFKSTLTPISKLVLRPADQKDVDFDSFFTHILAHEITHGLGPHITKTGGKESTPRQDLKEAYSTIEEAKADITGLYALAYMMDKGQLKGTLGQGEAAERKLYTTFLASAFRTLHFGLTDSHARGMAIQVNYILDKGGFVSHGDGTFAVDFGKIKQAVTDLDREFLTIEATGDYARAKDLMTKYVVIRPDVQKALDKMKSVPNDIRPEFKTANSLLGK; via the coding sequence ATGAAAAAAATCCTGCTCCCGCTGGCGCTGGTAGTCGCCTGCGCCACCGCCTGGGCCGCCCCGGCCGACGTCAATCAACTCAACCAGATGAGCCAGCGCTACGCGCCGGTCGCGCTGACCGCCGATACCAGCCAGCTGTCGGCCGGCGACAAGAAAGCCATCGCCAAACTGATCGAAGCGGCCAAGATCGTCGACGTGCTGCAACTGCGCCAGCGCTGGTCCGGCAACGAAGCGCTGTGGGCCGCGCTGCAAAAAGACACCACGCCGCTCGGCAAGGCCCGCCTGAACTATTTCTGGCTCAACAAAGGCCCATGGTCGATCCTCGACGATCACCAGTCCTTCCTGCCGGCGGAAGTGGCCGGCATCCAGGTGCCAGCCAAGAAGCCCGAAGGCGGCAATTTCTATCCGGCGGGTGCCACCAAGGCCGAACTGGAAAGCTGGATCAACGCGCTGCCGGCGGCCGACAAGGAGCAGGCGCAGTGGTTCTTCACCGTGATCCGCAAGAACAAGGATGGCAAGTTCGCCACCGTCAAGTATTCCGAGGAATACAAGGCCGATCTGGAAAAAGCCGCGTCGCTGCTAAAGCAGGCCGCCGCCGATACCGACAACGCCTCGCTGAAAAAATTCCTGCAACTGCGCGCCGAAGCCTTCCTCAGCAACGACTACCTGGCTTCTGACTTCGCCTGGATGGACCTGGATGCGCCGGTCGATATCACCATCGGCCCCTACGAGACCTATAACGACGAACTGTTCGGCTACAAGGCGGCGTTTGAAGCCTACGTCAACATCCGCGACCAGAAGGAAACCCAGAGGCTGGACTTCTTCGCCAAGCACATGCAGGAGCTGGAAGACAATCTGCCCATCGATGCGCAATACCGCAATCCGAAAGTCGGCGCGCTGGCGCCGATGGTGGTGGTCAATCAGGTGTATGGTGCCGGCGACGGCAATATGGGCGTACAGACCGCCGCCTACAACCTGCCCAACGACGAGCGCATCATTAGCCAGCGCGGCTCCAAGCGTGTAATGCTGAAGAACGTGCAGCAGGCCAAATTCAAGTCGACGCTGACGCCGATTTCCAAGCTGGTGCTGCGTCCGGCCGACCAGAAGGATGTGGATTTCGACTCCTTCTTCACCCATATCCTGGCGCATGAAATCACCCACGGCCTGGGGCCGCACATCACCAAAACCGGCGGCAAGGAATCGACCCCGCGCCAGGACTTGAAGGAAGCCTATTCCACCATCGAGGAGGCCAAGGCCGACATCACCGGCCTGTACGCGCTGGCCTATATGATGGACAAGGGCCAGCTGAAAGGCACGCTGGGGCAGGGCGAGGCGGCCGAGCGCAAGCTGTACACCACCTTCCTGGCGTCGGCCTTCCGCACGCTGCACTTCGGCCTGACCGACTCGCACGCGCGCGGCATGGCGATCCAGGTCAACTACATCCTCGACAAGGGTGGCTTTGTGTCGCATGGCGATGGCACGTTTGCGGTGGATTTCGGCAAGATCAAGCAGGCCGTGACCGACCTCGACCGCGAGTTCCTGACCATCGAAGCCACCGGCGATTACGCGCGCGCCAAGGACTTGATGACCAAGTACGTGGTGATCCGTCCGGACGTGCAGAAGGCCTTGGATAAGATGAAATCTGTACCGAACGACATCCGTCCGGAATTCAAGACCGCCAATAGCCTGCTGGGCAAGTAG
- a CDS encoding short chain dehydrogenase: MKVMVIGATGAIGSAVARELAQRHEVIAVGSRSGQYQVNIEEFDQVQRLFAQAGSLDAVVVAAGALHVGPLAQLAPEHFHVGLRGKLMGQVNVALAAQQYLNDGGSITLTSGVDTDHPIRGAVAASTANAGVLGFVRAAAIELPRGLRINVVSPTVLQESMSTHGPLFIGFEPIAASRVALSYARSVDGAQTGQVYKAW; encoded by the coding sequence ATGAAAGTGATGGTGATCGGCGCCACCGGCGCCATTGGCTCCGCCGTGGCGCGCGAGCTGGCGCAACGGCACGAGGTGATTGCGGTGGGTTCGCGCAGCGGCCAGTATCAGGTGAACATCGAAGAATTCGACCAGGTACAGCGCTTGTTTGCGCAGGCCGGCAGTCTGGACGCGGTGGTGGTGGCGGCCGGCGCCTTGCATGTGGGGCCGCTGGCGCAGCTGGCGCCGGAGCATTTTCACGTCGGCCTCAGGGGCAAGCTGATGGGGCAGGTCAACGTGGCCCTGGCTGCGCAGCAATACTTGAATGACGGCGGCTCCATCACGCTGACCAGTGGCGTCGATACCGATCATCCGATACGCGGCGCGGTCGCGGCCTCGACCGCCAATGCCGGGGTGCTGGGGTTTGTGCGCGCAGCGGCAATCGAACTGCCGCGCGGCCTGCGCATCAACGTGGTCAGCCCGACGGTGCTGCAGGAATCGATGAGCACCCATGGTCCGCTCTTCATCGGCTTCGAACCGATTGCCGCCAGCCGCGTTGCGTTGTCGTACGCGCGCAGTGTCGATGGCGCGCAAACGGGGCAGGTCTACAAAGCCTGGTAA
- a CDS encoding short chain dehydrogenase, producing the protein MKVIVIGATGAVGKAVVAELGQRHEVVMVGARGGQHQVDFADIASVRSLFAKVGKVDAVVVAAGSLHFAPLDSFTPEQFYVGLNSKLMGQVNVALVAQEYLNDGGSITLTSGIVAEEPIRNGVSATMVNAAVEGFARAAAIELPRGLRINVVSPTVLAESMDSYGPFFVGFEPIAASRAALSYARSVDGAQTGQVYRAGGRA; encoded by the coding sequence ATGAAAGTGATTGTGATCGGCGCAACGGGCGCAGTGGGCAAGGCGGTGGTGGCGGAGCTGGGCCAGCGCCATGAGGTGGTAATGGTGGGGGCGCGCGGCGGCCAGCATCAGGTGGACTTCGCCGATATCGCCTCGGTGCGTTCGCTGTTTGCCAAGGTGGGCAAAGTGGACGCGGTGGTGGTGGCGGCAGGCTCGTTGCACTTCGCGCCGCTGGACAGCTTTACGCCGGAGCAGTTTTACGTGGGACTGAACAGCAAGTTGATGGGACAGGTGAATGTGGCGCTGGTGGCGCAGGAGTATCTCAACGACGGCGGCTCGATTACGCTCACCAGCGGGATTGTGGCGGAGGAGCCGATCCGCAACGGCGTTAGCGCCACCATGGTCAACGCGGCCGTCGAAGGCTTTGCGCGGGCGGCGGCGATCGAGCTGCCGCGCGGCCTGCGTATCAACGTCGTCAGCCCGACGGTGCTGGCGGAATCAATGGACAGCTATGGCCCGTTCTTCGTCGGCTTCGAACCGATTGCCGCCAGCCGCGCCGCGCTGTCATACGCGCGCAGCGTCGATGGCGCCCAGACCGGGCAAGTTTACCGCGCGGGAGGACGCGCATGA
- a CDS encoding LysR family transcriptional regulator, which produces MDKLRSMEIFIAVVDAGNFTAAASRFNLSPVMVGKHIAQLEATLGARLLTRTTRRQSLTEIGAQYADQCRAILAQIEAAERGAEAMRSVPRGRLRVTASTSFGNEWLAPALTDYLRLHPEVSVDLNLNDRTVDLVDEGYDAAIRIGALDDSGMIARPLQPYKMAICAAPGYLRQRGTPHTPQELAQHECLDFVVGDIGVSWRLQSVHGKHALPPSRFRANNGQALRMAALKDFGIVMQAEVLLAQDIAAGRLVPILSDYLPAPRAMHVVYPRDRRATPKLTTFIDFILERLGPAAPLPLASSRKRTTLTAP; this is translated from the coding sequence ATGGACAAGCTGCGCAGCATGGAAATCTTCATCGCGGTGGTCGATGCCGGCAACTTCACAGCCGCCGCCAGCCGCTTCAACCTGTCGCCGGTGATGGTCGGCAAACACATCGCGCAACTGGAAGCCACGCTCGGCGCGCGCCTGCTGACGCGCACCACGCGCCGCCAGAGCCTGACCGAAATCGGCGCCCAGTACGCCGACCAATGCCGCGCGATTCTGGCGCAGATTGAAGCCGCCGAACGCGGCGCCGAAGCCATGCGCAGCGTGCCGCGCGGCCGCCTGCGCGTCACCGCCTCCACCTCTTTCGGCAACGAATGGCTGGCGCCGGCGCTGACCGACTACCTGCGCCTGCATCCAGAAGTGAGCGTGGACCTGAACCTGAACGACCGCACGGTCGATCTGGTGGACGAGGGCTACGACGCCGCCATCCGCATCGGCGCGCTGGACGACTCGGGCATGATCGCCCGTCCGCTACAGCCATACAAGATGGCCATCTGCGCCGCGCCCGGCTACCTGCGGCAGCGCGGCACGCCGCACACGCCGCAGGAGCTGGCGCAGCATGAATGCCTGGATTTCGTGGTGGGAGATATCGGTGTCAGCTGGCGCCTGCAATCGGTGCACGGCAAGCACGCGCTGCCGCCGAGCCGTTTCCGCGCCAACAATGGCCAGGCATTGCGCATGGCCGCGCTCAAGGATTTCGGGATTGTGATGCAGGCCGAAGTGCTGCTGGCGCAGGACATCGCCGCCGGCCGGCTGGTGCCGATTTTGAGCGACTACCTGCCGGCGCCGCGCGCCATGCACGTGGTCTACCCGCGCGACCGCCGCGCCACGCCCAAGCTGACCACCTTCATTGACTTTATTCTGGAACGCTTAGGACCAGCGGCACCGTTGCCGCTGGCCTCTTCGCGTAAAAGGACGACGCTTACTGCGCCTTGA
- a CDS encoding efflux transporter outer membrane subunit, with the protein MLNSALKRLTLAVSVTLAVTGCTTVGSDFKAPANVADASFRHLPQAGANAAHLPAQWWTVFNDATLNQLEETALRDNPSVKAAAERLIQAQQQAGVSRANQQPQLSVNAGISNSRTSAETSQGLALGGRAIEGNNYSVGTSFSYEVDLLGRVRRLVEASDAQALAAEADRDGVLLVLSSQLATTYWQLRGLDAEIAILNGALDTRRESEQLVTARFDAGLSNELDVSRARIERANAQADLHEVQRQRNLLEHSLATLVGASPSSLLTAPKADAAVLPQPPAIPVGLPASLLAQRPDLAGSVATLRAANAQIGVAEGAFYPSFSLTGNFGFASESLSNLAKGDSRQFSVGPLALSLPVFDGGRNKANLAIAKSRYEEAIANHQTKLLTALREVEDALSDVQQRQQQGDAQQASQVAAARGYLVARARYERGVSTYLDVTDAQRSALTADRAAVQINTQRLLAAVAVARALGAGWQPSAQLSQVAQNGNLKAQ; encoded by the coding sequence ATGTTGAATTCAGCTCTGAAGCGCCTGACGCTCGCTGTTTCCGTCACCCTGGCCGTCACCGGCTGCACCACCGTAGGCAGCGACTTCAAGGCGCCGGCGAATGTCGCCGACGCCTCGTTCCGCCATTTGCCGCAGGCCGGCGCCAACGCCGCGCACCTGCCGGCGCAGTGGTGGACCGTGTTTAACGACGCCACCCTGAACCAGCTCGAAGAAACCGCGCTGCGCGACAATCCGAGCGTGAAGGCAGCCGCCGAACGCCTGATTCAGGCGCAGCAGCAGGCCGGCGTTTCGCGCGCCAACCAGCAGCCGCAGTTGAGCGTCAACGCCGGCATCTCCAACTCGCGCACCTCGGCCGAAACCTCGCAGGGCCTGGCGCTGGGCGGCCGCGCGATCGAAGGTAACAACTACTCGGTCGGCACCAGCTTCTCGTATGAAGTGGACTTGCTGGGCCGCGTGCGCCGTCTGGTGGAAGCATCGGACGCGCAAGCGCTGGCGGCCGAAGCGGACCGCGACGGCGTGCTGCTGGTACTGTCGTCGCAACTGGCCACCACCTACTGGCAGCTGCGCGGCCTGGATGCAGAAATCGCCATCCTGAACGGCGCGCTGGATACCCGCCGCGAAAGCGAACAGCTGGTGACGGCGCGTTTTGACGCCGGCCTGTCGAACGAACTGGACGTGTCGCGCGCCCGCATCGAGCGCGCCAATGCGCAGGCCGACCTGCATGAAGTGCAGCGTCAGCGCAACCTGCTGGAACACAGCCTGGCGACCCTGGTCGGCGCCTCGCCGTCGTCGCTGCTGACCGCGCCGAAAGCGGATGCCGCCGTGCTGCCGCAGCCGCCGGCGATTCCGGTCGGCCTGCCGGCCAGCCTGCTGGCGCAGCGTCCGGATTTGGCCGGCAGCGTGGCGACGCTGCGCGCCGCCAATGCGCAAATCGGCGTGGCCGAAGGCGCGTTCTATCCATCGTTCTCGCTGACCGGTAACTTCGGCTTTGCGTCGGAAAGCCTGAGCAATCTGGCCAAGGGCGATTCGCGCCAGTTCAGCGTCGGCCCGCTGGCATTGTCGCTGCCGGTGTTCGACGGTGGCCGCAACAAGGCCAACCTGGCGATCGCCAAGTCGCGCTACGAAGAGGCGATTGCCAACCACCAGACCAAGCTGCTGACGGCGCTGCGCGAAGTGGAAGATGCGCTGTCCGACGTGCAGCAACGCCAGCAACAGGGCGATGCGCAGCAAGCCTCGCAGGTGGCGGCAGCGCGTGGCTACCTGGTGGCGCGCGCCCGCTATGAACGCGGCGTCTCGACCTACCTTGACGTCACCGATGCCCAGCGTAGCGCGTTGACGGCGGACCGCGCGGCGGTGCAAATCAATACTCAGCGCCTGCTGGCGGCAGTGGCCGTGGCGCGCGCGCTGGGCGCCGGCTGGCAGCCTTCGGCGCAGCTGTCGCAAGTGGCGCAGAACGGCAATCTCAAGGCGCAGTAA